Genomic window (Palaemon carinicauda isolate YSFRI2023 unplaced genomic scaffold, ASM3689809v2 scaffold2786, whole genome shotgun sequence):
agaaatttcctgacgtatctgatgaagcagagttagagccagaattaacaagttgccaggattatttagataaaattgagtattgtttaccattacttgagatttccaggggtaataatggttctaatattcccgacgtggcccgcagtttactgaaacagccaacagctcctcttcctaagtttacaagtaaagaaggagaagatttattgaaatttatagcagagtttgaggctacaactaatgtatttcagtatcctgatagagatttacttttattgctgaagcaacagatagacggtcgagcaaagactttattatgttctctggaagctgacaaacagcgttatgtagatgccaaagaattattgatttccgcctttgcttctaaggaggtttgtaaaaacaatgcaattaggaaaattacggagttaagtctaagagagggtgatgaccccttcacatttatttccatcctccgatcagtatgtgaagcagtcaagacttttaacattggagcggatgaatttgtcagatattttgcttggcacggcttaaatggtcgctttcagcgtcattttattaatattacaggaaaaactcatccttccttaaatgacattatttcacatttctttgcagcttgcgaaaggtacgaaagtgacgggaaaggtgttgaaagcttgaaatgtaaagcttcacgtgtcaaaacattaacactccctcttcctaaagagagtactatcagcatggctgcggaagcagtaacatatgataaagacaggtcttcgccTCAGTGTTCCTTGTGTTCTGCAgttggaaatactgataaatttcactttatccataagtgccctaattttctttctcctacagataaagtgcatattttaaaatctagaaatggatgtgtaaaatgcggccagtttaatcatgtttccggtaagtgtcgttttaaattcaaaagacgctgttcaaattgtaacagctggcatatgacttacCTATGTGATAGGAGTCAGTCACCAGACAGAGactctaacaatattaataactgcaaatccaaggtggaaacttctcaaataagcagcggtgttgccgtACTTCCTACTTGTCAAGGTGATTCCattttacccaccttttcatttaaagttgggggaactgtttacagaggactgaaggacagtggttcgcagagcacgtttgtcactaagaaattggcggaggagaataatcttaaaatcattaactcaaaggtaaagctaacagttaatgggtttaatggtaacaaggagtattttactgaaattgttgaagttcctgttacgatcggagataaatcctttataatttattgcttggttgtaccaaacattaatgtagcattgaaattacctctgcttggtagattagttgataaatttcaggcacaaggtgttaaattagctgatcaattccttaataaattttctcatgaaattgataatgttcagctcattttaggtacagacttcgcttattgtattgcaggtacagatacagtttttggaggaataaattcatcgatgtataccgagtgtcatgcaggtattttgttgtctggtagcattgatttaatgatcaagaatattgataatttagctgataAGAGAGTGCCAACCtcggctgttagtaacccatttgagtgtagttctgctattcatatccagagtaattcatttttgctgaactctaaagttgatatttttgccgaTGATGACGTTAATAATGACTTtgaggtaaactgttcattttctgtaataaatgaaagaggcatgcttatggagaaaccactgcaacaggccactgatcaacttctagagtctgaatgtaattattacttaaattacgatcagaatttctacaatgatgaaagtattgaacttaacaaccagttggtcgaatttaccatcaaaacccttcgtcgtagggagtctgatggacgtattatcgttcccttgttgtggaatgggaaagtttctcatttactttcaaagAATGAAAATCTATCTAAGTTGATATTAAGGTCTAACCTCAAGAGACTTAAACGACATCCAGAACGTTTGCAGCTCGTTGACCAAACAATTAGGGAGCAATTGAAGGCAGGCATAATTGAACCCATTTATGATTTAGAGGTGTTTAAAAGTGAGAACCCTCAACATTCTTTTTTACCACACATGCCTATCTTTAAACTGGATAGAGATAGTACCAAATGTAGGATTGTATTTTTGTCCAACCTTAGGGATTCTTCCAATAATATATCTTTGTCACATAACCAGTGCATGTATTCAGGGCCTACGTTAAACCAAAAATTGTCCTCTTCCTTTTTACAGCTTAGATTTGACCAAAAGTTACTCATATTTGACCTTAAGAAAGCCTTTAATATGTTATCCCTAACAGAAACTGATCAGTCCAAGTTGTTATTTTTTTGGTACAAAAATGTGAATCAAGGTGATTTTTCCTTATtggcttttaagaatgtaagattaccttttggccttagatgtagtccctttttattaatgatttcattatattacatacttgtgttacaaccttcagaggattctcgaatagcagatttaaagaaatctatctataacatgatttatatggacaatggggcCATTACTGCCAATACTTCAGAGGAGTTAGAGTGGTCGTATAAACAGCTTTCGAATATATTCAATCCCTATAAATTTGACATTCAGCAGGTTGTAACTAATGACTCGACTTTACAGGATGAAGTGGACCGCGAAGCCGAGGCAGCTACGCCTTCACGTAACAAGTTGTTTGGTTTAAACTGGGATCGATGttccgacgaaattttcactaaaccaatttttcttgatcccaatgctaatactaaaaggtctcttttacaaacaattgcttcacagtttgacctttttggttttaatatgccattgtttaaccgctgtagattgttcatgcatcaattacagtgtcaaaagaatttacattgggatcaaccattaacgcaagaattgcagagagaatggattaatatttgcaggcaaaccaacagagctcctcctttaaaaattgctaggtgtgttggtccacgagatggcaattatgatatttatattttttcagatgcaagtaaggacatatttggttgtgtactctatttacagcatattgaatccaatcgcttaagctttatacatgccaaaaaccgacttgtaaataagcaacttaagagtaaatccatgccctctctggaacttaacgcaatacatttaagtgttgagtgtgctcttgagatttacaaagatttgtctggatctgcttgcttaaaacccttaaaggttaataatatttacgtatatactgattctctctgtgccttacattggctgaattctgctgccttgaaattggacaaattaaataaacattctccattTGTCGTAAACAGACTTCATAATATTCAAAGAATGTGTGAAACGGTTCctataaaatttagctttatttcaggaaaaaacaatcctgcggacataatcaccagatgtgtgtcatacaaccagttgcaaaattcttgctttttttcaggaccaaatttaagtataaatgaagttccagaattgtcaactaccataccagcatttgagatgcccactgaggttcaagcaactccttccacagctcaggttattgaagttgctaacaatcttattgatattaataattattccaatttcaggaaacttttattgatttttcgcagaattttcttagtggtgcacaagtggaagctgaaagcgaaaattgcttgctcaccagtcgctaattactttgcccaggctataaattacttgttaaacaatgaacaaaggaagcattatcctgaggtatattcttacctacagcatggtcttaataccagaaaagacattcctcctattataacgcaacttaatgtatttttagattcacagggtcttctgagagttaagagtaaattcaaaaaatggaattatggcttaagaggaaattaccctttattattgcacccagacagtcatttgaccaaactaattatttgggatgcacacctcaaattattacattcaggatgttattctgtattaacagagctcagaaagcattattacatccctaaacatttctcagttgtgaaaaaggctcttaaacagtgtgttcattgtcgtaggtttaataatcgttatataaggttaaatcagaacttttacagagacttcagagcagatcctcctacggttcctttttctaacatatttatggattatctaggacccttcaatacgaaggatggaaaagagacccgtaaggtttggttactatgtatcacctgtacttggtctagggcagttaacctcaaaatttgcaggagtttgaatgttgcagaatttttaagagcatttcagctacactgctttgagtacgggattcctcaactttgtattagtgatcttgggactcagttggtggcaggaggtaataccataacttccttcattagtgaccctcagacgcaattatattttgaggaaaataatgtaaaacccctctcctttcagcaatatttcaaaggctgcagtgaattgggatcattagtagaagtctgtgtaaaaatggtcaaaagattaatgtttggagcaattaagaattttatattgacgtatgtagactttgaatttcttgtctgtaatattgtgcatctcattaatcgacgacctatagccttcaaagaagctgttcgtgctgagactgacaatgtgcccgaaccaataacgccggaacagctcgtgcgaggctatgaattgacttctctaaaccttatccctaatcttcaacctctttcagttgaagatccagaatttgaccctgataaaaaagctatttctcagaattacgtaaagttgtgtaaaattaggcagactttaatagagacctatcataatgaatttctaggtactctgattcagcaagcagttgaTAGGAAGGGGCGGTATCGTcccgttactcataaattactaaatgttggcgatgttgtattaattaaggaggaacataccaaaaggaataattatcctctaggcataattctagaagtttttaagaatgatttgggtgaagttacccatgctgttattaagaagggaaaaacaggccagacatcaaggttgcatgtaaataatattattccaatactagaaaacacaggaagtaccaattcagctactcctgatgttagtaattctgttacttcgtccttaaggcccaaaagaaaggctgctatattaagccaagaaaggacaagacagatgctttaatcATTATTCagtgtttgtatttttttgtatttaatttaattatttttacatttcttaaatgtattttttcttacaattgtcctgctaaatatgtttcaggatggaattttttcatttctgaaaaaatcccatcttcgcccctggactgtacaagatatttcatattttcacatggcgacaggaaagactagtaattattaagaatttggtatttcaattgccctactcttggtaccatcaaactgtctttcctgccgtccagtctttaaagatggatagtttgctaactcctcctccttccatatgctttactcgagcgaaaacgccgacgaggaggcaggcagcccggccgtccgacagtgtcagagacagagacacagagacctcactcacctggaaaggtttccacatttttgatttgtccgacatgcctttcttaggctaaaggctattattgggatccctggtctacgtcaccctcttgtgaaaatctgccaaaatccatctgcaacgcctttgtgcatggttcgacaatggtgagtaccaagaatatatagggcttatttttaaggttatcattgcgaactctcattgccttgtgttgcctatttcaagtttttcctgtctgtcatttttaaccttatgaagattagtaatagatttttgtggtcaatgttttatatatcgtattctcttgtcctttcaggtgatttagctctcggactagtaactctagcttatttataaattcacgttcttaacacttgggtaagagaatcgtcaaatacattgtttcgaatggttatatttatgacgaattgtctcccatattacgaccgagcaaatttatattaggtttaccgttcatttcaggatggtgttcggtttcgatgtatcggcccttttatttccttcctgatactaatgtaaacctcagttgctcaattgtaaggtaattttaagtgggttattattccgatgggtatattcttctatataaatgaccatgacttttagatactaatcttcttgaatatttctttacagacagcgagcgaagcagaacgaaggaaacgccctacgatttacgtgaattgccttgttctccaaccaactgtttaactccgttactacgtgattttaaaggcttatttatgtaataaatatcatatttaattacatttttccttccaacctttatttacaaacacagatttttatggtgttctgcttaatattattattattattattattattattattattaataatattattattatattattattattattataataataataataataataataataataataataataataataataataataataataataattattattattactattaatattattattattattattattattattattattaaaattgtaattattattattattattattattattattattattattattattattattattattattattattattattattattattattattattattattattattattattatattattaataataatagtaataataataataataataataataataataataatgataataataataataataataataataataattctaataataataataataataataataataataatattattattattaataataataataataataataataataataataataataataataataaaaataataaaaataataaaaataataataataataataataataataataataataataataataataataataataataataataataataataataataataataataataataataataataatattaataataataataataattattattattattattaatattattattattattattattattattattattattattattattattattattattattattattattattattattattattattattattattaaaattttaattattattattattattattattattattattattattattattattattattattgtaataataataataataataataataataataataataataataataataataataataataataattttaataataataattattattattattattattattattattattattattataataataataataataataataataataataataattttaattataaaaataataataataataataattttaataatattattaataataataataataataataattacaattttaataataataataaaaataataataataataatattattaataataataataataatttcaataataataataataattattattattattattattattattattattattattattattattattattattattattattattattattagtattattattattattataataataataataataataataataataataataataataataataataattattattattattattattattattattattattattattattattattattattattattattattattattattattattattattattattattattattattattataattattattattattattataattattattattataataataataataataattttaataatattattaataataataatgatgataatattattattaataataataataataattatattaataataataataaaaataataatattaataataataataataataataataataataataataaaaataataataataataataataataataataataataataataataaaaataataataataataataataataataattattattattattattataattattattattattattattattattattattattaatattattattattattattattattattattattattattattattattattattatcattattattattattaataataataataataataataataataataataataataataataataataataataataataataataataataaaaataatattaataataataataataataataataataataataataataataataataataataataataataataataataataataataataataataataataattacaattttaataataataataataataataataataataataataataataataataataaaaataattacaattttaataataataataataataataataattataatttcaataataataataataataataataataataataataataataataataataataataataataaaaataataataataataataataataataataataataataataatattattaataataataataataataataataattataataaaaataataataataataataataataatattaataataataataataaaaattattattatcattattattattattattattattattattattattattattattataataataataataataataataataataattattattattattattattattattattattattattattattattataataataataataatattaataataataataataataataataataataataataataataataataataattattattattattattattattattattattattattattattattattattattattattattattattattattattattattattattaataataataataataataataataataataataataataataataataataataattattattattaatattattattattattatttttattattattattattattaataataataatattattattattattattattataataataataataataataataataataataataataataataataataataataataataataataataataataataataataataataataataataataataatgataatgataataataataataataataataataataataataataataataataataataataaaaataataataagaataataatattaataataataataataataattattattattattattattattattattattattattattattattattattattattattattatttttattattattattaaaattgtaattattattataattattattaataatattattaaaattattattattattattattattattattaaaattattattattattataataataataataataataataataataataataataataataataataataataataataataataataataataataataataattacaattttaataataataataataataataataataataataataataataataataataataataatattaataataataataataataattattattattattattattattattattattattattattattattattattattattagtataataataataataataataataataataataataataataataataataataataataataataataataataattattattattattattaatattattattattattattattattattattataattattattattattattattattattattattattattattattaaaattgtaattattattattattattattattattattattattattattattattattattattattattattattattattattattattattattattataataataataataataataataataataattttaataataataataataataataataataataataattttaataatattattaataataataataataataattacaattttaataataataataaaaataataataattataataataataataataataataataataataataataataataattattattattattattattattattattattattattattattattataattattattattattattattattattattattattattattatttttattattattattaaaattgtaattattattattattattaatattattattattattattatttttattattattattattattattattattattattattattattattattattatgataataataataataataataataataataataataataataataatacaaataataataataataataatattaataataataataataataataataataattattattattattattattattattattattattattattattattattattattataattattattattattattattattattattattattattattattattataataataataataataataataataataataataataataataaaaataataataataataatattaataataataataataataataattacaattttaataataataataataataataatgataataataataataataataattattattattattattattattattataattattattattattattattattattattattattattattattattattattattattattattataataataataataataataatattattaataataataataataataatattaataataataataataataataataataataataataataataataataataataataattacaattttaataataataataataataataataataataataataataataataattataataataataataataaaaataataataataataataataataataataataataataataatgataattattattattattattattaatattattattattattattataattattattattattattattattattattattattattattattattattaaaattgtaattattattattattattattattattattattattattattattattattattattattattattattattattattattattattattataataataataataataataataataattataattttaataataataataataataataataattttaataatattattaataataataataatgataattacaattttaataataatattaaaaataataataataataataataataataataataataataataataataataataataataataataataataataataataattttaataataataattattattattattattattattattattattattattattattataataataataataataattttaataataataataataataataataattttcataatattaataataataataataataataataattacaatcttaataataataataaaaataataataataataatattataaataataataataataattttaataataataataattattattattattattattattattattattattattattattattattattattattattattattattattataataataataataataataataataataattattattattattattattattattattattattattattattattattattattattattattattattattattattattattattataataataataataattttaataatattattaataataataataataataattttaataatattattaataataataataataataataataataataataataataataataataataataataataataataataataataatgataataataataataataataataataataataattttaataatattaataataataataataataataataataataataataataataataataattttaataataataataatgataataataattttaataataataataataataataataataataataataataataataataataataattttaataataataataataataataataatattaataataataataataataataataataataataataataataataatattaataataataataataataataataataataatattaatattaataataataataataaaaataataataataataataatattaataataataataataatgataataataataataataataataataataataataataatataataataataataataataattacaattttaataataataataataataataataataataataataataataataataataataataataataataataataataataataaaataataataataattaatttaataataataataataataaaaataatattaataataataataataataataataataataataataataataataataataattattattattattattattattattattattattattattattattattaaaattgtaattattattattattattattattattattattattattattattattattattattaataataataataataataataataataataataataataataataaaaataataataataataataataataataataataataataa
Coding sequences:
- the LOC137636352 gene encoding uncharacterized protein, which produces MANLQVLIGQRKVIRRKVTEQFNRSDTYSALTQEEKLAIKGLLVNYRNKLSELDDHILLKKFPDVSDEAELEPELTSCQDYLDKIEYCLPLLEISRGNNGSNIPDVARSLLKQPTAPLPKFTSKEGEDLLKFIAEFEATTNVFQYPDRDLLLLLKQQIDGRAKTLLCSLEADKQRYVDAKELLISAFASKEVCKNNAIRKITELSLREGDDPFTFISILRSVCEAVKTFNIGADEFVRYFAWHGLNGRFQRHFINITGKTHPSLNDIISHFFAACERYESDGKGVESLKCKASRVKTLTLPLPKESTISMAAEAVTYDKDRSSPQCSLCSAVGNTDKFHFIHKCPNFLSPTDKVHILKSRNGCVKCGQFNHVSGKCRFKFKRRCSNCNSWHMTYLCDRSQSPDRDSNNINNCKSKVETSQISSGVAVLPTCQGDSILPTFSFKVGGTVYRGLKDSGSQSTFVTKKLAEENNLKIINSKVKLTVNGFNGNKEYFTEIVEVPVTIGDKSFIIYCLVVPNINVALKLPLLGRLVDKFQAQGVKLADQFLNKFSHEIDNVQLILGTDFAYCIAGTDTVFGGINSSMYTECHAGILLSGSIDLMIKNIDNLADKRVPTSAVSNPFECSSAIHIQSNSFLLNSKVDIFADDDVNNDFEVNCSFSVINERGMLMEKPLQQATDQLLESECNYYLNYDQNFYNDESIELNNQLVEFTIKTLRRRESDGRIIVPLLWNGKVSHLLSKNENLSKLILRSNLKRLKRHPERLQLVDQTIREQLKAGIIEPIYDLEVFKSENPQHSFLPHMPIFKLDRDSTKCRIVFLSNLRDSSNNISLSHNQCMYSGPTLNQKLSSSFLQLRFDQKLLIFDLKKAFNMLSLTETDQSKLLFFWYKNVNQGDFSLLAFKNVRLPFGLRCSPFLLMISLYYILVLQPSEDSRIADLKKSIYNMIYMDNGAITANTSEELEWSYKQLSNIFNPYKFDIQQVVTNDSTLQDEVDREAEAATPSRNKLFGLNWDRCSDEIFTKPIFLDPNANTKRSLLQTIASQFDLFGFNMPLFNRCRLFMHQLQCQKNLHWDQPLTQELQREWINICRQTNRAPPLKIARCVGPRDGNYDIYIFSDASKDIFGCVLYLQHIESNRLSFIHAKNRLVNKQLKSKSMPSLELNAIHLSVECALEIYKDLSGSACLKPLKVNNIYVYTDSLCALHWLNSAALKLDKLNKHSPFVVNRLHNIQRMCETVPIKFSFISGKNNPADIITRCVSYNQLQNSCFFSGPNLSINEVPELSTTIPAFEMPTEVQATPSTAQVIEVANNLIDINNYSNFRKLLLIFRRIFLVVHKWKLKAKIACSPVANYFAQAINYLLNNEQRKHYPEVYSYLQHGLNTRKDIPPIITQLNVFLDSQGLLRVKSKFKKWNYGLRGNYPLLLHPDSHLTKLIIWDAHLKLLHSGCYSVLTELRKHYYIPKHFSVVKKALKQCVHCRRFNNRYIRLNQNFYRDFRADPPTVPFSNIFMDYLGPFNTKDGKETRKVWLLCITCTWSRAVNLKICRSLNVAEFLRAFQLHCFEYGIPQLCISDLGTQLVAGGNTITSFISDPQTQLYFEENNVKPLSFQQYFKGCSELGSLVEVCVKMVKRLMFGAIKNFILTYVDFEFLVCNIVHLINRRPIAFKEAVRAETDNVPEPITPEQLVRGYELTSLNLIPNLQPLSVEDPEFDPDKKAISQNYVKLCKIRQTLIETYHNEFLGTLIQQAVDRKGRYRPVTHKLLNVGDVVLIKEEHTKRNNYPLGIILEVFKNDLGEVTHAVIKKGKTGQTSRLHVNNIIPILENTGSTNSATPDVSNSVTSSLRPKRKAAILSQERTRQML